In Nitrospira sp., one genomic interval encodes:
- a CDS encoding dTMP kinase, with protein sequence MTTHGRKRSRGILITLEGIEGCGKSTQAKLLADRLRSQGYLTVETREPGGTPLAEKIRAVLLDRTGEPVAPETEAFLVFAARRQHVAQVIEPALARGAVVLCDRFSDSTLAYQGYGRGLDLAMLQRLNRLATHTVAPDLTLLFDLPVATGLARRRTTVELNRLDRESLAFHNRVRSGFLDLARRAPTRVTVISAQPSKEAVARAVDRAVAPLLAKHSRVDASTAPALHPSPSRARQARHAVR encoded by the coding sequence ATGACGACCCACGGCCGGAAACGCTCCCGAGGCATTCTCATCACGCTGGAAGGAATCGAGGGCTGCGGCAAGTCGACCCAGGCCAAACTCTTGGCCGACCGATTGCGCAGCCAGGGATACCTGACGGTGGAAACCAGGGAACCGGGGGGCACACCATTGGCAGAAAAGATTCGGGCCGTCCTCCTTGATCGTACCGGCGAGCCGGTCGCCCCAGAGACCGAAGCCTTTCTCGTGTTTGCCGCCCGGCGCCAACATGTTGCGCAGGTCATCGAACCGGCGCTCGCTCGAGGAGCCGTGGTCCTCTGTGACCGCTTTTCCGACTCCACGCTGGCCTACCAAGGCTACGGCCGGGGACTGGACCTCGCCATGTTGCAACGGCTCAATCGACTGGCCACCCATACCGTCGCACCGGACCTGACGCTGCTGTTCGACCTCCCCGTGGCGACCGGTCTGGCCCGTCGACGCACCACCGTCGAGTTGAACCGGCTGGACCGTGAATCGCTCGCGTTCCACAACAGGGTACGATCCGGGTTTCTCGATCTCGCCCGACGCGCTCCCACACGCGTGACCGTCATTTCCGCGCAACCGTCCAAAGAAGCCGTCGCCCGCGCAGTCGACCGAGCCGTCGCGCCGCTGCTGGCGAAACATTCTCGAGTCGACGCGAGCACCGCACCAGCATTGCACCCATCACCCTCTCGCGCAAGGCAGGCCCGTCATGCCGTTCGCTGA
- a CDS encoding DUF502 domain-containing protein: MVKASLKRYFLTGLLVVIPFWGTVLILKTLFVSLDGILGDAAARLVTPGYYVPGLGIIALLLLIFSTGLFAANYIGRHVVRHWEGLLNRVPVVRGIYSTIKSMMDILSFPERENYRRVVLIQFPKNGHYCFAFVTGVTKSAMQQLSPDPLVHVYVPTSPNPTSGYFLLVPEREVIAVDITVEEAMKLIVSGGLYAPNNATGAAPQTGGSQWAPVKQPNAGVQVG; encoded by the coding sequence ATGGTCAAAGCCTCGTTAAAACGGTACTTTCTGACAGGTTTGCTGGTCGTCATTCCCTTCTGGGGAACCGTCCTGATTCTGAAGACGCTCTTTGTGAGCTTGGACGGGATTCTCGGGGATGCGGCCGCCCGCTTAGTGACCCCGGGCTACTACGTGCCTGGCCTGGGCATCATCGCGCTGTTGCTCCTCATCTTTTCCACCGGCCTGTTCGCGGCCAATTACATCGGGCGCCATGTCGTGCGGCATTGGGAAGGGTTGCTCAATCGCGTGCCGGTCGTTCGCGGCATCTACTCGACGATCAAGTCCATGATGGACATCCTCTCGTTTCCGGAACGGGAAAATTATCGCCGCGTCGTGCTGATTCAGTTTCCGAAGAACGGGCATTACTGTTTTGCGTTCGTGACCGGCGTAACGAAAAGCGCCATGCAGCAGCTCTCGCCGGACCCGCTCGTCCACGTGTACGTGCCGACATCGCCTAACCCCACCTCTGGGTATTTCCTGTTGGTTCCCGAGCGAGAAGTGATCGCGGTGGACATTACGGTCGAGGAGGCGATGAAACTGATCGTCTCCGGCGGGCTCTATGCTCCGAACAACGCGACCGGTGCCGCGCCTCAGACCGGCGGATCGCAGTGGGCTCCAGTGAAACAGCCGAATGCGGGGGTGCAGGTCGGCTGA
- the gatB gene encoding Asp-tRNA(Asn)/Glu-tRNA(Gln) amidotransferase subunit GatB produces the protein MAYEVVIGVEVHAQLRTRSKLFCPCGTTFGLAANSQTCPVCLGLPGALPVINERAVEMAVRAGLALNGTIRAQNRFARKNYFYPDLPKGYQISQYEAPICENGWIEISVEGARKRVRIRRAHLEEDAGKNIHEAGGGTSLVDLNRAGTPLLEIVTEPDLRSSDEVVAYLKALRDLLMYLDVCDGNMEEGSFRCEPNLSLRPVGQTAFGTKVELKNINSFKFVKDAVDYEVKRQTKVLNEGGTIRQETRLWNLDRGETAVMRSKEEAHDYRYFPDPDLVPMNLSAEWIDGLRKELPELPSAKQQRFIEQFALPEYDAGILISSKALAGYFEACVALYPQPKTVSNWVMGELLRELKHAGIEADASLLSPQRLVELLTLVDQGTISLKVAREIFPDVYGSGKPPAQIVQERGLTQVSDEGALAALIEEVLKKNPAQVTQFKEGKQQVLGFLVGQVMKASGGKANPGKVNELLKKQLG, from the coding sequence GTGGCGTACGAAGTCGTCATCGGTGTTGAAGTGCATGCGCAGCTGCGCACGCGGTCGAAATTGTTTTGCCCTTGCGGGACGACGTTCGGTCTGGCGGCGAACTCCCAGACCTGTCCGGTCTGTCTTGGCCTGCCTGGGGCGCTCCCGGTGATCAACGAACGGGCGGTGGAGATGGCTGTTCGCGCGGGGTTGGCGCTCAACGGCACCATTCGGGCGCAAAACCGATTTGCGCGCAAGAACTACTTTTATCCGGACTTGCCGAAGGGCTACCAGATTTCCCAATACGAGGCCCCGATTTGCGAGAACGGATGGATCGAGATTTCGGTTGAGGGCGCGCGCAAACGCGTGCGCATCCGGCGAGCCCATTTGGAAGAGGATGCGGGGAAGAACATTCACGAGGCCGGGGGCGGGACGAGCCTGGTCGATTTGAATCGGGCCGGAACGCCGCTGTTGGAAATCGTGACCGAACCGGACCTCCGGTCGTCGGACGAAGTCGTGGCGTATTTGAAGGCATTGCGTGATCTGTTGATGTATTTGGATGTCTGTGACGGCAATATGGAGGAGGGGAGTTTCCGATGTGAGCCGAATCTGTCCTTGCGTCCGGTGGGACAGACGGCGTTCGGCACGAAGGTGGAACTCAAAAACATCAACTCCTTCAAGTTCGTCAAAGACGCCGTGGATTATGAAGTGAAGCGGCAGACGAAGGTACTTAATGAGGGAGGCACGATTCGCCAGGAAACCAGACTGTGGAATCTGGACCGCGGTGAGACGGCCGTGATGCGGAGTAAGGAAGAGGCGCACGACTATCGGTACTTCCCGGATCCCGATCTGGTGCCCATGAATCTGTCGGCCGAATGGATCGACGGCTTGCGGAAGGAATTGCCGGAGCTGCCGTCGGCCAAGCAACAGCGGTTCATCGAGCAGTTTGCGTTGCCGGAGTATGATGCGGGAATTTTGATCTCCAGCAAGGCGCTGGCCGGCTATTTTGAGGCCTGTGTGGCACTCTATCCGCAACCCAAAACGGTCAGTAATTGGGTGATGGGCGAGTTGTTGCGCGAACTGAAGCATGCGGGGATCGAGGCCGATGCATCGCTGCTGAGCCCTCAGCGGTTGGTCGAATTGCTTACGCTTGTGGATCAGGGCACGATCAGTCTCAAGGTCGCTCGTGAGATTTTTCCGGATGTGTATGGATCTGGCAAGCCGCCGGCCCAGATCGTTCAGGAACGGGGGCTCACACAGGTTTCCGATGAAGGCGCCCTGGCGGCCCTTATCGAGGAGGTCCTGAAGAAGAACCCTGCCCAGGTGACACAATTCAAAGAGGGTAAGCAGCAAGTGTTGGGTTTCTTGGTCGGCCAGGTCATGAAGGCATCGGGTGGAAAGGCCAATCCCGGGAAGGTCAACGAACTACTGAAGAAGCAGCTCGGGTGA
- the eno gene encoding phosphopyruvate hydratase, whose translation MSAISHVKARQIIDSRGNPTVEVEVVLESGAQGRAAVPSGASTGEKEAIELRDGDKKRWMGKGVSKAVANVTKTIAPKLLGMEALDQAAVDQAMIALDGTKTKGKLGANAILGVSLAVAKAAANETGQPLYRYLGGTNARVLPVPLMNIINGGAHADNRLDLQEFMIMPVGATRFSDALRMATEVFHTLKALLKKKGLNTAVGDEGGFAPDLQSNEEALALIMQAIEDAGYRPGQDIALALDCAASELYEKGRYVLEAEKNPERSSEEMVAYYGKLLDRYPILSIEDGLSELDWKGWKVFTEKLGKRVQLVGDDIFVTNVEIFAKGIAEGIGNSILIKLNQIGTLTETLDAIELAKRSGYTAIISHRSGETEDTTIADVAVATNSGLIKTGSLSRTDRVAKYNQLLRIEDELGSAAVYRGRDAVPSRA comes from the coding sequence ATGAGCGCAATCAGTCATGTGAAGGCACGGCAGATCATTGATTCACGCGGAAATCCGACGGTGGAGGTCGAGGTGGTGCTCGAAAGCGGCGCCCAGGGCCGTGCGGCGGTGCCATCCGGCGCCTCGACCGGGGAGAAGGAAGCGATCGAACTTCGCGACGGCGACAAGAAACGGTGGATGGGGAAGGGGGTGTCGAAGGCCGTGGCCAATGTCACCAAAACGATCGCCCCGAAACTGTTGGGAATGGAGGCGTTGGATCAGGCAGCCGTCGACCAGGCGATGATCGCGCTGGACGGGACCAAGACGAAAGGGAAGCTGGGGGCCAATGCGATCTTGGGCGTATCGCTGGCCGTGGCCAAGGCCGCGGCGAACGAAACGGGCCAGCCGCTGTATCGGTATCTTGGCGGGACCAATGCGCGTGTGTTGCCGGTGCCGCTCATGAACATCATCAACGGCGGGGCCCATGCGGACAATCGCCTCGACCTACAAGAGTTCATGATCATGCCGGTCGGCGCAACCCGCTTCAGTGACGCGTTGCGTATGGCGACGGAGGTGTTTCATACGCTGAAGGCGCTTCTGAAGAAGAAGGGGCTCAATACGGCCGTCGGCGACGAGGGGGGATTCGCCCCGGATCTGCAGTCGAACGAAGAGGCTTTGGCCCTCATCATGCAAGCCATCGAAGATGCCGGGTATCGACCGGGTCAAGACATTGCCTTGGCGCTCGATTGCGCGGCCAGCGAACTGTATGAGAAGGGCCGCTACGTGCTTGAAGCGGAGAAGAACCCGGAGCGATCGTCGGAGGAGATGGTTGCGTATTATGGAAAGTTGCTGGACCGATATCCGATCCTCTCCATTGAAGACGGGTTGAGCGAGCTGGATTGGAAAGGATGGAAGGTATTCACCGAGAAACTCGGCAAGCGCGTTCAACTCGTTGGGGACGATATCTTCGTCACCAACGTGGAGATCTTTGCCAAAGGCATCGCCGAAGGGATCGGGAATTCCATCTTGATCAAATTGAACCAAATCGGCACGCTGACGGAAACGCTGGATGCCATCGAACTGGCCAAGCGTTCCGGCTACACGGCCATCATTTCGCACCGCTCCGGAGAAACCGAGGACACGACGATTGCGGACGTTGCCGTGGCGACCAACAGTGGATTGATCAAGACCGGGTCGTTGTCGCGGACCGATCGTGTCGCCAAGTACAACCAGCTGCTTCGGATCGAGGATGAACTGGGTTCGGCCGCCGTCTATCGAGGGCGTGACGCGGTGCCGTCGCGGGCGTAA
- the gatA gene encoding Asp-tRNA(Asn)/Glu-tRNA(Gln) amidotransferase subunit GatA gives MSWLSLHKLTLAELQRKFTAGDVTATEIVRAYNLRVTQVEPKVNAYLTHCREAAIEQAARLDQALKGWRKTAPMMAMPLAVKDNICTAGVRTTCASRMLETFVPPYDATVIARLREQGCLLFGKTNLDEFAMGSSTENSAFGASRNPWDLHRVPGGSSGGSAAAVAADECVAALGSDTGGSIRQPAAFCGVVGLKPTYGRVSRYGLVAFASSLDQIGPITKDVTDAALLLGVIAGHDPRDSTSANVPVPDYLKALKKKDLKRLKVGVPGEYFADGLDPEVEQAVRTAIEGLRELGADLREIKLPTTDAAVATYYVIATAEASSNLARYDGVRYGLRARESRDLLDMYLKTRAEGFGPEVKRRIMLGTYVLSAGYYDAYYGKAQAVRTLIRQEFNAAFQGVDLVVTPVTPTTAFGFGEKAQDPLQMYLSDIYTISANLAGLPAIALPCGFSRAGLPIGLQLIGRPFEEDVLLRGAHAYEQATNWRAKKPVIR, from the coding sequence ATGTCGTGGCTGTCGTTACATAAACTTACTCTGGCGGAGTTACAGCGGAAGTTTACGGCCGGTGATGTTACGGCCACAGAGATCGTGCGTGCCTACAATCTTCGGGTAACGCAGGTCGAACCGAAAGTGAACGCCTATCTGACGCATTGCCGCGAGGCGGCGATCGAGCAGGCGGCACGGCTCGATCAGGCGCTGAAGGGCTGGCGCAAGACAGCGCCGATGATGGCGATGCCGTTGGCGGTGAAGGACAACATCTGCACGGCGGGGGTACGGACAACGTGCGCCTCGCGCATGCTTGAAACCTTCGTTCCTCCCTATGACGCCACCGTGATTGCCCGGCTTCGAGAGCAGGGGTGTCTGTTATTTGGTAAAACGAACCTGGACGAATTCGCCATGGGTTCGTCGACTGAGAATTCAGCCTTCGGAGCCAGCCGTAACCCCTGGGACCTCCATCGTGTGCCGGGTGGGTCGAGCGGCGGGTCTGCGGCGGCGGTGGCGGCCGATGAATGTGTGGCTGCCCTGGGGTCCGATACCGGCGGGTCCATTCGGCAACCGGCGGCGTTCTGTGGGGTCGTGGGACTGAAACCGACCTACGGCCGGGTGTCGCGTTATGGGCTCGTGGCCTTCGCGTCGTCGCTGGATCAGATCGGACCGATCACCAAGGATGTGACCGATGCCGCGCTGCTGCTGGGCGTCATTGCCGGCCATGATCCGCGCGACTCGACCTCAGCCAACGTGCCAGTTCCGGACTATCTGAAAGCCCTCAAGAAAAAAGACCTGAAGCGCCTGAAGGTGGGAGTGCCGGGGGAGTATTTCGCCGACGGCCTCGATCCGGAAGTGGAGCAAGCGGTTCGCACGGCGATCGAAGGGCTCCGAGAGCTGGGGGCGGATCTCCGCGAGATCAAGTTGCCGACCACCGATGCGGCCGTGGCGACCTATTATGTCATCGCAACGGCCGAGGCCAGCTCGAATCTGGCGCGATACGACGGTGTGCGCTATGGCTTGCGGGCGAGAGAGAGCCGGGATTTGCTCGACATGTATCTTAAGACGAGAGCCGAAGGATTTGGGCCGGAGGTGAAGCGCCGCATTATGCTCGGCACCTATGTGCTCAGCGCCGGCTATTACGATGCGTACTACGGCAAGGCGCAAGCGGTTCGAACGTTGATTCGACAGGAGTTCAATGCTGCGTTCCAAGGGGTGGACTTGGTCGTGACGCCGGTCACGCCGACGACGGCGTTTGGGTTCGGAGAGAAGGCGCAGGATCCGCTCCAGATGTATCTGTCCGACATTTACACCATCTCCGCCAATTTGGCTGGGTTGCCGGCCATTGCGCTGCCTTGCGGCTTCAGCCGGGCGGGGCTGCCGATCGGCCTGCAATTGATCGGCCGTCCGTTCGAGGAGGATGTTCTGCTTCGGGGCGCGCATGCGTACGAGCAGGCCACGAACTGGCGGGCGAAGAAACCGGTGATCCGTTGA
- a CDS encoding YtxH domain-containing protein, which yields MGDDRGTSSAVVLLGFLSGAALGAMAALLLAPRTGQESRELLRGYARRAEDELRELVGEAGERLEGVVEEGRDFIASKKTVLRDAFEAGREAMRREREHLTKGEQG from the coding sequence ATGGGGGATGATCGAGGGACATCATCGGCGGTGGTCTTGCTGGGGTTTCTGAGCGGAGCGGCGTTGGGGGCGATGGCGGCCTTGTTGCTTGCGCCGCGCACCGGCCAGGAGTCGCGGGAATTGCTCCGCGGGTACGCGCGACGTGCGGAAGATGAGTTGCGGGAGTTAGTAGGGGAGGCCGGTGAGCGGCTGGAAGGAGTCGTGGAAGAAGGGCGCGATTTCATTGCATCCAAGAAAACCGTCTTGCGCGACGCCTTCGAAGCGGGACGTGAAGCGATGCGGCGGGAACGGGAGCACCTGACGAAAGGCGAGCAGGGCTAA
- the glmU gene encoding bifunctional UDP-N-acetylglucosamine diphosphorylase/glucosamine-1-phosphate N-acetyltransferase GlmU — protein MTHSSQQQTASSSVPGLGVIIMAAGLGKRMKSSLAKVLHPVAGRPMVRYVLDIACRLAEQGVAVVVGHQGADVRKVVESAGAQVAVAEQVQQLGTGHAVLQARPLFTGQPGCRPTRYLILNGDTPLLTESTLRELLAMHDAQGAAVTLLTAVLDDASGYGRVIRRRRDEWLTGAPDNAVQAIVEDKDASDEQRTVRESNVGTYVVDGDFLFPALDRLDPRNAQGEYYLTDIVQTAVRQGKTVAALRLRTIDEGLGINSRVQLAEAERVIRQRIRERWLEAGVTMQDPASTWIDEGVTIGRDTVLSPNVTLEGRTVLGEGVVVHSGTRITDCTIGDRVEILDHCILRESQVEADAHLGPFAHLRPGVLVRRKAKVGNFVEMKKAELGEGSKANHLSYLGDARIGASVNIGAGTITCNYDGWNKFQTVIGDGVFIGSDVQLVAPVNVGAGSIVAAGATVTHNVPADALVISRVPQVTREGWAARRRAMQSGVEPPPAPNAARAEAVSKGTAAAPARRGTRSKKSQQTTVQRTKRR, from the coding sequence ATGACGCATTCATCTCAACAGCAGACTGCCTCTTCCTCCGTCCCGGGGCTCGGTGTCATCATCATGGCGGCAGGACTCGGCAAGCGCATGAAGTCCTCCTTGGCCAAGGTGCTGCATCCGGTGGCGGGGCGGCCGATGGTGCGCTACGTTCTCGACATTGCCTGTCGCTTGGCAGAGCAGGGCGTGGCCGTGGTCGTGGGACATCAAGGTGCCGATGTGCGCAAGGTCGTCGAATCGGCCGGCGCGCAGGTGGCGGTTGCCGAGCAGGTCCAGCAGTTGGGGACGGGCCATGCTGTGTTGCAGGCGCGTCCGCTCTTCACCGGTCAGCCTGGCTGCCGGCCGACGCGCTACCTGATCTTGAACGGCGACACGCCGCTTCTGACCGAATCGACCTTGCGGGAACTGCTGGCGATGCACGATGCGCAGGGGGCGGCTGTCACGTTGCTGACCGCCGTGCTGGATGATGCGTCGGGGTATGGCCGCGTGATTCGTCGCCGTCGCGACGAGTGGCTTACGGGAGCGCCGGACAATGCGGTGCAGGCTATCGTTGAAGATAAGGATGCGTCCGACGAGCAACGGACGGTGCGAGAGAGCAATGTTGGTACCTACGTCGTCGACGGCGATTTTCTCTTTCCGGCGTTGGATCGGCTCGATCCTCGCAACGCCCAGGGTGAATACTACCTGACTGATATCGTGCAAACGGCGGTCCGTCAGGGCAAGACGGTCGCGGCTCTGCGTCTGCGCACGATCGATGAGGGCTTGGGCATCAACAGTCGCGTGCAACTGGCGGAAGCCGAGCGGGTGATCCGGCAGCGGATTCGTGAGCGGTGGCTGGAGGCCGGCGTCACCATGCAGGATCCTGCATCAACGTGGATCGACGAGGGCGTGACGATCGGGCGGGATACAGTCCTGTCTCCGAACGTGACGTTGGAGGGACGGACGGTGCTCGGAGAGGGTGTGGTGGTCCATTCCGGCACGCGGATTACCGACTGCACGATCGGTGATCGGGTGGAGATTCTGGACCACTGCATCCTGCGCGAGTCTCAGGTGGAGGCGGACGCGCATCTCGGCCCCTTCGCGCACTTGCGGCCTGGTGTGCTCGTACGGCGCAAGGCCAAGGTCGGCAACTTCGTCGAGATGAAGAAGGCGGAGCTCGGCGAAGGCTCGAAGGCGAATCACCTCAGCTACCTGGGAGATGCGCGCATCGGAGCCAGCGTGAACATCGGGGCGGGCACGATCACCTGCAACTATGACGGGTGGAATAAGTTTCAGACCGTGATCGGAGACGGGGTGTTCATCGGCAGCGACGTGCAACTGGTGGCGCCCGTCAATGTCGGGGCCGGGTCGATTGTGGCCGCTGGGGCGACCGTGACGCATAATGTGCCGGCGGATGCGCTCGTGATCTCACGGGTACCGCAGGTGACGCGGGAGGGCTGGGCTGCCAGGCGGCGCGCGATGCAGAGCGGTGTCGAACCGCCGCCCGCACCCAACGCGGCGCGCGCGGAAGCCGTTTCAAAGGGCACGGCCGCCGCGCCGGCTCGACGTGGGACTCGTTCCAAGAAGTCTCAGCAGACGACCGTTCAACGTACGAAGCGGAGGTAA
- the glmS gene encoding glutamine--fructose-6-phosphate transaminase (isomerizing) produces the protein MCGIVGYVGHQDAVPILLDGLSKLEYRGYDSAGVAVQRGEKIEIRRSVGKLVNLQKSLAQKQIAGTCGIGHTRWATHGKPSEQNAHPHRSESCVLVHNGIIENYVELKQRLLKDGYKFQSETDTEVVAHLIDKHLQKAGLHLADAVRAAAKEIRGSYAITVISEREPGMLVAARSGCPLVIGRSTDASFVGSDVMAMLAHTRDVTFLEEGDVAEVTASNVTYTDLDGHPVTRKNSMVTWDASAAEKSGYPHFMLKEIHEQPQTILDTIRGRYSYESGEADLPDIGLTPKQFAEVGRIWIVACGTSWHAGLVGKYLLEEMVRTPVQVDIGSEFRYRDPLIEKNDLFITISQSGETADTLAAAREAKQKGARVVSIVNVVGSTLARESDGVLYTHCGPEIGVASTKAFTSQLAALYMLALHLGRVRGVLSAADGKAWLDRLVTLPALVKHVLGREAEILAIAKRYYKKPDFLYLARGINYPIALEGALKLKEISYIHAEGYAAGEMKHGPIALIDKDMPVVVLAPRDRLYEKTVSNLMEVKARRAPVIAFVAEGERELGKTADAVFTIPDVHPLLSPILFTIPLQLLAYHIAVLRGEDVDQPRNLAKSVTVE, from the coding sequence ATGTGTGGCATCGTTGGCTACGTAGGACATCAGGATGCGGTTCCGATTTTGTTGGACGGACTGTCGAAGCTCGAATACCGGGGCTATGATTCGGCCGGCGTGGCCGTGCAGCGCGGTGAGAAGATCGAAATTCGCCGAAGCGTCGGCAAGCTCGTAAACCTGCAGAAGTCACTCGCGCAGAAGCAGATTGCGGGAACCTGCGGTATCGGCCATACCCGATGGGCGACACACGGGAAACCATCCGAGCAGAATGCCCATCCGCATCGCTCCGAAAGTTGCGTGCTGGTCCACAATGGGATCATCGAAAACTATGTGGAACTCAAGCAGCGACTACTGAAGGACGGCTACAAGTTCCAGTCTGAGACGGATACCGAAGTCGTCGCGCACCTGATCGACAAGCACCTACAGAAGGCCGGCCTGCACCTCGCAGATGCGGTGCGCGCGGCGGCGAAGGAGATCCGCGGGAGTTATGCGATCACGGTGATTTCGGAGCGCGAGCCGGGCATGTTGGTCGCCGCGCGGTCCGGTTGCCCGTTGGTGATCGGGCGGAGCACCGATGCCTCGTTTGTCGGGTCGGATGTTATGGCTATGTTGGCCCATACCAGGGACGTGACGTTCCTGGAGGAAGGCGATGTGGCCGAGGTGACCGCCTCCAATGTGACCTATACGGATTTGGACGGCCATCCCGTCACCCGCAAGAACAGCATGGTGACGTGGGATGCCTCCGCTGCCGAGAAGAGCGGGTATCCGCACTTCATGTTGAAGGAGATTCACGAGCAACCGCAGACGATTCTCGATACGATTCGCGGGCGTTATTCCTACGAGAGCGGTGAGGCGGACTTGCCGGACATCGGGCTCACGCCGAAGCAGTTCGCGGAGGTGGGGCGGATCTGGATCGTGGCCTGCGGGACGAGTTGGCATGCCGGATTGGTAGGGAAATATCTGCTGGAGGAGATGGTTCGAACGCCGGTGCAGGTGGATATCGGCAGCGAGTTCCGTTATCGCGATCCGTTGATCGAGAAGAACGACCTGTTCATTACGATTTCGCAATCGGGGGAAACCGCCGACACGCTGGCGGCCGCCCGTGAAGCCAAGCAGAAGGGCGCGCGTGTCGTATCCATCGTGAACGTGGTGGGGAGTACTCTGGCGCGCGAATCCGACGGCGTGCTCTACACCCATTGCGGCCCCGAGATCGGCGTCGCCTCGACCAAGGCGTTCACCAGCCAGCTGGCCGCGCTCTACATGTTGGCGCTCCACCTGGGGCGGGTGCGGGGGGTGTTGAGTGCGGCGGACGGCAAGGCTTGGCTGGACCGGTTGGTCACCTTGCCGGCGCTGGTGAAACATGTGCTCGGCCGTGAGGCGGAGATTTTGGCGATCGCCAAGCGGTATTACAAGAAGCCGGATTTCCTTTACTTGGCGCGGGGCATCAATTATCCGATCGCTCTGGAAGGCGCGCTCAAGCTCAAGGAGATTTCGTATATCCATGCGGAAGGGTACGCCGCTGGCGAGATGAAGCACGGCCCGATCGCCCTGATCGACAAGGACATGCCGGTCGTGGTGTTGGCGCCGCGTGATCGTCTGTACGAAAAGACGGTCAGTAACCTCATGGAGGTGAAGGCGCGCCGGGCACCCGTCATTGCATTCGTGGCGGAAGGGGAGCGTGAGTTGGGGAAGACGGCCGATGCAGTCTTTACCATTCCCGATGTCCATCCTCTGTTGTCGCCGATTCTCTTCACGATTCCCTTGCAGTTGTTGGCGTACCACATTGCCGTGTTGCGCGGGGAGGATGTGGATCAGCCGAGGAACTTGGCGAAGAGCGTGACGGTGGAATGA
- the gatC gene encoding Asp-tRNA(Asn)/Glu-tRNA(Gln) amidotransferase subunit GatC: MEITKQEVEKVAKLARLALTEAEIAAFGQQLSQIVAYVQKLKSFPTEGVEPTATVLGQTNVFRPDQVEASLVPDQAIANAPDGEAQCFRVPKIIQET; this comes from the coding sequence GTGGAGATAACAAAACAGGAAGTCGAGAAGGTGGCGAAGTTGGCGCGACTGGCATTGACCGAGGCGGAGATCGCGGCGTTCGGCCAGCAGTTGAGCCAGATCGTCGCCTATGTGCAGAAGTTGAAATCGTTTCCCACCGAAGGAGTGGAGCCCACAGCGACGGTGCTGGGACAGACGAATGTGTTTCGGCCTGATCAGGTGGAGGCCTCACTCGTTCCCGACCAGGCAATAGCCAACGCTCCGGACGGAGAGGCGCAGTGTTTCCGGGTCCCGAAGATCATTCAGGAAACCTAA
- a CDS encoding aspartate 1-decarboxylase codes for MFRQMLRAKIHRATVTEACLEYEGSLTVDENLLDAAGILPYEAIVCSNLNNGERFMTYAMKGKRGGGEIVLNGPTARKAAVGDQIIIFCYEYYSDQEIKRHKPKIIQVDGKNRIVRKAAKR; via the coding sequence ATGTTTCGACAAATGTTGCGGGCGAAGATCCATCGGGCCACGGTGACGGAGGCCTGCCTGGAATATGAGGGTAGTTTGACGGTGGATGAAAATCTGTTGGATGCGGCGGGCATTCTGCCCTATGAGGCGATCGTCTGCTCCAATTTGAATAACGGCGAGCGTTTCATGACGTACGCCATGAAGGGCAAGCGCGGAGGCGGGGAGATTGTACTGAACGGTCCGACGGCGCGCAAGGCGGCGGTCGGCGATCAGATTATTATCTTCTGTTACGAATATTACAGCGATCAGGAGATCAAGCGGCACAAGCCTAAGATCATCCAGGTCGACGGCAAGAATCGGATCGTCCGCAAGGCGGCAAAACGCTGA
- a CDS encoding DUF948 domain-containing protein: MVVEIAAILVAIAFAVLVGYLVPLLIQVRKTVAESEQLVLKMNDELPTLIAELRAMSQNLNDLTEQARGGVEHAAVLLHAVGEVGESVNQVHHLVRGSGGSLLANVASVVAGLKAAKQVVQERLKEGGRHNGG; this comes from the coding sequence ATGGTCGTTGAAATCGCCGCTATTCTGGTTGCGATCGCCTTCGCGGTGTTGGTCGGCTACCTGGTTCCCTTGCTGATTCAAGTGCGGAAGACCGTGGCGGAGTCGGAACAACTCGTGCTGAAAATGAACGACGAACTACCGACGCTGATTGCCGAACTGCGGGCTATGAGCCAGAATCTCAACGACCTGACGGAGCAGGCCCGCGGTGGGGTCGAGCATGCCGCGGTGTTGCTGCATGCGGTGGGGGAAGTCGGTGAGTCGGTCAACCAGGTCCATCACCTGGTGCGGGGGTCCGGCGGGTCTCTCTTGGCGAACGTCGCCAGCGTCGTGGCCGGACTCAAGGCGGCGAAACAGGTCGTGCAGGAACGACTTAAAGAAGGAGGGCGCCATAATGGGGGATGA